In a genomic window of Candidatus Woesearchaeota archaeon:
- a CDS encoding radical SAM protein, with the protein MSKIENTKYYSKCVGNLCRGCNMCVQGKKLVMFVTGICGQDCYYCPLSTEKKNKDKVWANERPILEDSELLAECNSMRARGCGITGGDPLSKLDRTIHYIELLKKEYGQHFHIHLYTPLLLLTHKTMVKLYKAGLDEIRFHPEFDKPNEWVKIEQAIDFGWDVGVEIPVVPGKEKEIKQMIDYLDGKIKFLNLNELEISETNSAELGRRDLAVKDDVSYGISGSEELAIRLLKYCSDKKLIVHYCTSKLKDKVQLSNRIKRTAKTVKRKFDIVTPEGTLVRGAIFLRELRPGAGYRKKIQEANKEEILKKLKILKEKIQKKYNIRDDMLEIDSLKLRIITGPRLVKIFKQYTRAIVEEYPTYDQMEVELRFLPVKIE; encoded by the coding sequence ATGTCAAAAATAGAAAACACTAAATATTATTCAAAGTGTGTTGGCAATCTTTGTAGAGGTTGTAATATGTGCGTACAGGGTAAAAAATTAGTTATGTTTGTTACAGGCATTTGTGGCCAAGATTGTTATTATTGTCCACTTTCTACGGAAAAAAAGAATAAAGACAAAGTTTGGGCCAATGAACGGCCTATCCTTGAAGATTCTGAATTACTCGCTGAATGCAATAGTATGCGCGCCCGCGGTTGCGGAATTACGGGGGGAGACCCTTTATCAAAGCTTGATAGGACAATACATTATATTGAATTGTTAAAAAAAGAGTATGGACAACATTTTCATATACATCTTTATACACCATTGCTGCTTTTGACACATAAAACGATGGTTAAATTATATAAAGCTGGACTGGATGAAATAAGATTTCATCCAGAATTTGATAAACCCAATGAATGGGTTAAAATTGAACAGGCCATAGACTTTGGCTGGGATGTTGGTGTTGAAATCCCGGTAGTGCCTGGCAAAGAAAAAGAGATAAAACAAATGATAGATTACCTAGATGGAAAAATTAAATTTTTGAATTTGAACGAACTTGAAATTTCAGAAACAAACTCTGCTGAGCTTGGAAGAAGAGATTTGGCAGTAAAAGATGATGTCTCCTACGGAATATCTGGAAGCGAAGAACTTGCAATAAGACTATTAAAATATTGCAGTGATAAAAAGTTAATTGTACATTATTGCACATCTAAATTAAAGGATAAAGTTCAACTTTCTAACAGGATAAAACGAACGGCCAAAACTGTAAAGAGAAAATTTGATATTGTAACCCCGGAAGGCACATTAGTTAGGGGCGCTATATTTTTAAGAGAACTTAGGCCTGGCGCAGGATATAGAAAAAAGATTCAAGAAGCCAATAAAGAGGAAATATTAAAAAAGCTAAAAATACTTAAAGAAAAAATTCAAAAAAAGTATAACATAAGGGATGATATGCTCGAAATTGATTCTTTAAAGCTAAGAATCATTACTGGCCCCAGGCTTGTGAAGATTTTTAAGCAGTATACAAGAGCAATTGTTGAGGAATATCCTACATATGACCAAATGGAAGTTGAGCTTAGGTTTTTACCGGTTAAAATTGAATAA